Genomic DNA from Pseudomonadota bacterium:
TATTTCGCGTAAAAGCAATTTCTTCTTTATCTACATTTAGGCTTTTTGCTACGCTTTCTCGAGACCTTTCTACGATTCTAGTAAATAGCTCAATTCTATGTTGCATGTGAACATTGTGGTCTAAATCTTGTTGAAATTCATGAGTAATCTCAGAAACAAGTTTAAATGGAGGACAAAAATTAGCAGCATTCATAGGAATAATATTTAAAGCTAACGCTTCTGAGGGTTCGGCAAACGCAAACATACCTCTCACATCTTCCCACGAGCTATGCCTCCTTTCCTCAGAATAGATAATATTGGTCTTTTCTCTCACTCTTTCATGACCAGGATGGCTCATATCTACGTAAAACCTAAATAATTCTTCTCCTAGCGTAGTTCTTTGAGATGAATCATGAGCAGGCTCTCTTTCATCTTGAGCAACTACTAAAGATCGAGGAGATGTTGCTCGAGCCCCTTTTTCATGTGGTTCATCTTTTAAGCCATCTTCCATTCCATACAATGAAGAGAAAAAGCCTATCCCTAAGATCAAAAAAGCACTTTTTAAATAGATATTTTTTTTCATCGAAACCTCATTTATTATAATAATTAATTTAGTGTTACTTTCTAAGGTTATGTTAAGTCTTAAAAAATTCGATACGGTATAAGCATTTTAATGTTTAATAACTTATACTAAATTTATTTCACTATTAATTTAAAGCATTAGTCAAGTATCAAAAGTAACTAATTATTATAATAAATTATATTATTTTCTTAAAATGATAATAAACTATTAGGATAAATGTTTATTAATTATTTTTTTAACGAAGCATTTTTCTTTTCTTGATCTAAAGAATTCAAAACTTATTTAGGTCACATTTCTTTAATGATTTTTGTCTAAATCTTCTTCACATCTTTTCTTCAATTAAACTTAGGATATAACTACAGCCTCTATTTAAGTTATTCTGGAATCTGAATCTTAAGAAAAGAATCATTTGTTAGAAGCTAAAAAACTACTTTGAAAATGATTGTTTAGGAGAGTTTGAAGTAGCCTCTCTTACAGTATTTCCAAAAAGAGCAGTTGCGTGCCGTAAGGGTTCATCTGCAAGATGGGCGTAACGTTGAGTTGTAGAAGTCTGTGTATGACCAAGCAACTTTCCTACAATGCTCAAGCTCAATCCACTTGAGACTAAATGGGAAGCATGTGTGTGACGAAGATCATGAATGCGTAAGTTTGGGAGTTCTGCTTTTTTAATAACACTTTTCCATAAAGTTTGTACATTTTTGAGTGGCCCTCCTTTAGCTGATCCAGGAAAGATATATGGCTCTATAAGATTTAAGCTTTTAAGATCATAAAGAACTTGAATAGCTTCCTGAGAGAGGGGCAAATGTTCACGTTTCTTTTGTTTCGTAAGTGAAGAGGGCTTTGTCCAAACGCCTTTCTCAAGGTCGAAATGATTCCATGTTGCCTGCAAAAGTTCATTTTTACGCGCGCCCGTAAGGAGAAGCAACTTAAAGAAAAAAGCTGAAGGCTGGGTTTTGTAACTTTCTAATATGTTCCATAACCGGCAAATTTCTTCTTTATCGAGCCATCGATCCCGCTTTTCTTCTGGA
This window encodes:
- a CDS encoding tyrosine-type recombinase/integrase, with protein sequence MTKRFVESIIPDPKKVLIFWDDELKGFGVIIRPGGRQTYCIQYRNKQRILRRLKLGVHGNITTEEARVLAKQHLGSISYGEDPLEKKKSLKHLPTIKELAADYVERYGKNKRPRSLQEDRKLLHNHIIPKLGDKKVVHLSRRDIEGFHASLKETPYQANRVLALLSKMMSLAVAWEWRADHPVKGIPRFPEEKRDRWLDKEEICRLWNILESYKTQPSAFFFKLLLLTGARKNELLQATWNHFDLEKGVWTKPSSLTKQKKREHLPLSQEAIQVLYDLKSLNLIEPYIFPGSAKGGPLKNVQTLWKSVIKKAELPNLRIHDLRHTHASHLVSSGLSLSIVGKLLGHTQTSTTQRYAHLADEPLRHATALFGNTVREATSNSPKQSFSK